One segment of Engraulis encrasicolus isolate BLACKSEA-1 chromosome 7, IST_EnEncr_1.0, whole genome shotgun sequence DNA contains the following:
- the nrip1b gene encoding nuclear receptor-interacting protein 1 encodes MTHGEDTGPETHQDSAVLTYLEGLLMHPVASGPGNATATRRSEADRGGGGGLAANDEQRRSNPVAGALPQAQPPLASQHGHQAGLRDKVSPTGGASQNLKKARLLRSGAWGVGVDAGQQHGDSQRKGALMQPSSPAAVAHLHLNEQGGGGGGGGDQLLQRPGQDGSPSLGESTLLASLLTTFSSRLQGVALSQALSHQSPKQHHQQQQQQQQQQQQQQQQQQPQQQGRGAQNGGTSSPDQRHNNLDAFQDYGTASSRLKGLVRKSQKGPTHHNNTSVPYSRRASQEQMAASESPRRMAMSPAATAPQQQQRGGGSSSESSSSSSSSSSSVSCAERLKAVANLVKTRSSPAPTTPSPRPSMACSQLALLLSSEAHLQQYSREQALKAQLAGQSASERLAAMASQKSQPSSRPPSAGGVVLGGVSSESPRMGMVGSPDMLRSLNGGGHQNRTPPPLPLGPLGLGSVGSGSRGSPSVNSMHSGHSGSSMSPLASPPQQQQQQQHQQQQQPPRERRHLDSRLGSSRPPQNCSSLLLLLLNNHNSQKQLTKNGHVETEEEEEEEEELEEEEEEEDEEDGGEEEVEEKHQVVVVKTESVPPPPPLPLPLPPSRAPSLSLDIQQVAERYSSPAKSSSDADSYYSSCSPMDLSMRTTRVASSHESALAASSTASSSCSLDKLTETLINKWKPEAAGPKVSATMTSPDRKSHHKVTLMQLLLDRRNSEKVNKIRDNPDLLRDATLSCNSGSGSGRVSADPLKLIGEPYEASSSSRLQSPVNCQVARAMTGFSRRSEENKNGSPSPYSSFHSPSPQMQSSPLDLCKSTKPSYPNDNKAAPVNAAATEPGFSASKLLQNLAQCGQANNVSPSPPLPLNLRANSKRPSPGPGLALDRPASTLLERLNRPVAQQQRNNNGSPALEPLPLSLPFGSFTPRRRELSSSSSSSPAAAAVAASSAMSATSQIESLLERRTVLQLLLGSAPHHAEKPGEMRSTDVLRQAQQLHQQQQQQQQQPPPQPPIQMSRATSVGKRSYSPRSPDIRSYNGSNGPSLIADIKIKSEPEEEEEEEEESHLSGPSDGELERAHYNYNYNYNHNSHRRGKCERYESPVPERHQEEVKPEPEPCPADIVSKYGLLSQLLKQQTSTYNPGTPTIPTILTPTPTHAHNNSNSNAVKEENQDGGSRGGPSPKRRRLCLELAEQLTSELCARPVVEPYEPLNGSRLLLSPKAEVSPARSPVGLGLGNKSFSRDHQGFNVLKQLLLSDNCLRGLSQDRGVSRGSGLVPPQPPPPPPTHAKANGNLLHSAPYHHHHHHNKLSELPWQPPSPSPAPGPAAPAPTSAHWPVSGNGFHESPPSNSSNTAQATSPKAVKKEEVEVQLEEDEEEEERQETLRREEQEEEEEEEHQEEEEQEQGPGSPESPRLTRANPILYYMLQQGKGELRRQVRGQQQSPSPSPSPSQSRATQCEIKVKEEPAATDEEQQQQHDSRELAEYEYGHHGHRLSTSQ; translated from the coding sequence ATGACTCATGGGGAGGACACTGGCCCTGAGACGCACCAGGATTCAGCTGTTCTGACCTATCTGGAGGGTTTACTGATGCATCCCGTGGCCAGCGGGCCCGGCAACGCCACGGCAACGCGGAGGTCAGAGGCCGACCGAGGCGGCGGTGGCGGCCTAGCCGCCAATGACGAGCAGCGGCGGAGCAACCCTGTGGCGGGCGCGCTCCCTCAAGCCCAGCCGCCATTGGCCAGCCAGCACGGCCACCAGGCTGGGCTGAGGGATAAGGTCAGCCCCACTGGCGGTGCCAGCCAGAACCTGAAGAAGGCCCGGCTGCTGCGCTCAGGTGcctggggtgtgggtgtggacgCCGGACAGCAGCATGGGGACAGCCAGAGGAAAGGAGCCCTCATGCAGCCCTCCTCCCCTGCCGCAGTGGCCCACCTCCACCTGAACGagcagggtggaggaggaggaggaggaggggaccagCTGCTGCAGAGACCTGGCCAGGATGGCTCCCCCTCGCTGGGGGAGAGCACGCTGCTGGCGTCCCTGCTCACCACCTTCAGCTCCAGGCTGCAGGGAGTGGCCTTGTCGCAGGCTCTCTCCCACCAGAGCCCCAAGCAGcatcatcaacagcagcagcagcagcagcagcagcagcagcagcagcagcagcagcagcagccgcagcaacaGGGAAGGGGAGCACAGAATGGCGGCACAAGCTCCCCGGACCAACGGCACAACAATCTCGACGCCTTCCAGGACTACGGCACAGCCTCCAGCCGCCTCAAAGGCCTGGTGCGGAAGAGCCAAAAGGGCCCGACTcaccacaacaacacaagtgTGCCTTACAGCCGGCGAGCCAGCCAGGAGCAAATGGCCGCCTCAGAGTCGCCGCGTCGCATGGCCATGAGTCCAGCAGCCACggcgccacagcagcagcagcggggagGGGGAAGCTCCTCagaatcctcttcctcctcctcctcctcctcctcctcggtgtCGTGTGCCGAGAGGCTGAAGGCCGTGGCTAACCTGGTGAAGACGCGCTCCAGCCCGGCTCCCACCACGCCCTCGCCCCGGCCCAGCATGGCCTGCAGCCAGCTGGCCCTGCTGCTCTCCAGCGAGGCCCACCTGCAGCAGTACTCCCGCGAGCAGGCGCTCAAAGCACAACTGGCCGGCCAGTCGGCCAGCGAGAGGCTGGCGGCCATGGCCTCGCAGAAGTCGCAGCCCTCCAGCCGCCCTCCCAGCGCCGGAGGTGTGGTGTTGGGCGGGGTCTCCTCTGAGTCTCCTCGGATGGGGATGGTGGGCAGCCCTGACATGCTGAGGTCCCTGAACGGTGGTGGGCACCAGAACCGGACACCACCCCCACTACCTCTCGGGCCTCTGGGGCTCGGGTCTGTGGGCTCAGGGAGCCGAGGGAGTCCCTCTGTGAACTCAATGCACAGTGGGCACAGTGGCAGCAGCATGTCTCCCCTGGCCAgcccaccacagcagcagcagcagcagcagcatcagcagcagcagcagcccccgaGGGAGAGGCGCCACTTGGACTCCAGGCTCGGCTCCTCCAGGCCCCCGCAGAACTGCAGCAGCCTGCTACTGCTGCTCCTCAACAACCACAACTCCCAGAAGCAGCTCACCAAGAACGGGCACGTGGAgaccgaagaggaggaggaggaggaggaggagttagaggaagaggaggaggaagaagatgaggaggacgggggggaggaggaggtggaagagaaacACCAGGTGGTGGTGGTAAAGACGGAGagtgtccctcctcctcctcctcttcctcttcctcttcctcccagcCGTGCACCTTCTCTGTCTCTGGACATCCAACAGGTGGCAGAGCGCTACAGCAGCCCAGCCAAATCGAGCAGCGACGCAGACAGCTACTACTCCAGTTGCTCCCCCATGGACCTCTCCATGCGAACCACCAGAGTCGCCAGCAGCCACGAGTCAGCACTGGCCGCCTCGTCCACCGCCTCGTCCTCCTGCTCGCTGGATAAGCTCACAGAGACTCTGATAAACAAATGGAAGCCAGAGGCTGCGGGCCCAAAGGTCTCCGCGACGATGACGAGTCCAGACAGAAAATCCCATCATAAGGTCACCCTCATGCAGCTACTGTTGGACCGCAGAAACTCTGAGAAGGTAAACAAAATCAGAGATAATCCAGATTTGCTGCGTGACGCAACGCTGAGCTGCAATagcggcagtggcagtggcagggtGTCCGCGGACCCACTTAAACTGATTGGTGAGCCATacgaggccagcagcagcagcaggttgcaGAGCCCGGTCAACTGCCAGGTCGCTCGGGCCATGACCGGCTTCTCACGCCGCAGCGAAGAGAATAAAAACGGCAGTCCGTCTCCGTACTCCTccttccactctccctctccgcagatgcagtccagtcccctggACCTGTGCAAGTCTACTAAGCCGTCGTACCCGAATGACAACAAGGCGGCCCCAGTGAACGCAGCGGCGACAGAGCCTGGTTTCAGTGCCAGTAAGCTCCTGCAAAACCTGGCGCAGTGCGGCCAGGCCAACAATGTGTCCCCTTCTCCTCCGCTGCCGCTGAACCTGCGGGCCAATAGCAAGCGCCCGAGCCCCGGGCCCGGACTGGCCCTGGACCGGCCCGCCTCCACTCTGCTGGAGCGCCTGAACCGCCCCGTCGCCCAGCAGCAGCGGAACAACAACGGCAGCCCAGCCCTGGAGCCCCTCCCCCTCTCGCTGCCCTTCGGCAGTTTCACGCCGCGCAGGAGAGAGCTGTCCTCGTCGTCCTCGTCGTCGcctgcagcagcagcggtggcggccTCCTCCGCCATGTCGGCCACGTCGCAGATCGAGAGCCTGCTGGAGAGGCGCAccgtgctgcagctgctgctgggcTCTGCGCCGCACCACGCGGAGAAGCCCGGCGAGATGAGGAGCACAGACGTGCTACGGCAAGCACAGCAgctgcatcagcagcagcagcagcagcagcagcagccaccccCACAGCCGCCAATACAGATGTCACGAGCGACGAGCGTAGGGAAGCGCTCCTACTCCCCCCGCAGCCCCGATATCCGCTCATATAACGGCTCCAACGGCCCGTCGCTGATCGCCGACATCAAAATCAAAAGCGAgccggaagaagaagaagaagaagaagaagaaagccatCTCTCAGGTCCCTCCGATGGCGAACTCGAGAGGGcacactacaactacaactacaactacaaccacAACAGTCACCGCCGTGGCAAGTGCGAGAGGTACGAGTCGCCGGTCCCCGAGCGGCACCAGGAGGAGGTgaagccggagccggagccgtgTCCTGCGGACATCGTGTCCAAGTACGGCCTCCTCAGCCAGCTGCTGAAGCAGCAGACCAGCACCTACAACCCCGGCACGCCCACGATACCCACCatcctcacacccacacccacacacgcccacaaCAACTCCAACTCCAACGCTGTGAAGGAAGAGAATCAGGACGGCGGCAGTCGTGGCGGGCCCAGCCCAAAGAGGAGGAGACTGTGTCTGGAGCTAGCGGAGCAGCTAACTAGCGAGCTCTGCGCGAGACCCGTCGTCGAACCGTACGAGCCGCTGAACGGCTCCAGGCTGCTGCTGAGCCCCAAGGCGGAGGTGTCTCCGGCCAGAAGCCCCGTCGGCCTCGGCCTCGGCAACAAATCCTTCTCACGAGACCACCAAGGCTTCAACGTGCTCAAGCAGCTGCTGCTGTCCGACAACTGCCTGAGGGGGCTGTCTCAGGACAGGGGAGTCTCCCGCGGTTCCGGCCTGGTGCCACcccaacctccacccccacccccaacacacgccAAGGCCAACGGCAACCTGCTGCACTCGgctccctaccaccaccaccaccaccacaataaaCTCTCAGAGCTACCGTGGCAACCTCCGTCTCCGAGCCCCGCCCCTGGCCCTGCAGCCCCCGCCCCCACCTCTGCCCATTGGCCAGTCAGTGGCAACGGTTTCCACGAATCGCCGccaagcaacagcagcaacactgCTCAGGCGACGAGCCCAAAGGCCGtgaagaaagaggaggtggaggtgcagctggaggaggacgaggaggaagaggaaagacagGAGACTCTGAGGcgggaggaacaggaggaggaggaggaggaggagcatcaggaggaggaggagcaggagcaaggTCCCGGCAGTCCCGAGTCTCCGCGGCTGACGCGGGCCAACCCCATCCTCTACTACATGCTGCAGCAGGGGAAAGGGGAGCTGAGGAGACAGGTCAGGGGTCAGCAGCAGAGTCCGAGTCCGAGTCCGAGTCCGAGTCAGAGTCGGGCGACCCAGTGTGAGATTAAGGTGAAGGAGGAACCGGCTGCGACGgacgaggagcagcagcagcagcacgacaGTCGCGAGCTCGCCGAATACGAATACGGACATCATGGGCACAGACTGAGCACCTCGCAGTAG